The Dreissena polymorpha isolate Duluth1 chromosome 4, UMN_Dpol_1.0, whole genome shotgun sequence region GGTATTTGTATTTTGCGCATTGCCTTTAACAGCGACACAGTTaattaaaatccaatttaagcgctATGAAAGCGTCAATTCATTTCATCTTACAATCTTATttgaaatcattttttatttttaataatagagcCCAAGGAAATTCCATTCCAAATACAAGAATTATTTGCCAGAAAAAGTACTCAAAGCAGAGGCTGAGGTAAATAATAAACAACTATTGATCCGTCGGGCTGCCCAAGAATATGGCATTCCATACAACACCCTGCGAGATAGGGTCAATGGTCGGATTGACAGTGACAATTATGGAAAGGAGACGATGTTCTCATCGGAGGAAGAGTTGGGGTTAGTTGAGCATGCTGAAAATTCTGCTAGACTAGGCTACGGCTACTCAAACACCAGCATGCAAAGATTAGCCGGCGAACTTGCCTACACGTTGGGAAAGCGGCCGTCGGATAAGCCGCTCAGCAACTGCTGGCTCTACAGCTTCTTGCAGCGATGGGGTGACAGAGTGTCTTCATTAAAACCTTCATCCCTCGAGACAACCAGGGCAAAAGCCACCACTCCCGAACATATTGGGGCATATTTTGAGAACATAGAGAAGGCGGTAGCTCTGCACATGCTCCAAGATAGGCCAGAACTCATTTACAACATGGACGAAACAGGCATAAGCCCCGAACACCGCCCCCCTAATATTTTAGCACCGACAAAAGAAAAGGCCCATGCTGTGACCTCACCACGTTCCGCTACAACAACAGTgattgctgctgctaatgctgctggagCCTGTATACCCCCATATTTCGTGTTTAAAggtttactttaaacatatttattttagtaagGATCGAATCCACAAGCTCGcgatcgcaaggcggacaccatatccactacaccaccgcgacctcaGATGTTTGCGATCAAAGCATGCAcactttattaaataatgcaCAGTAAACATACAAAAGCCTTTAAGCGATTGAAATTACACACCGAGTAATTCATTTACTAACGTTCGtattaattgtttcatttgtatacaatattttaatattctaAAGGAGTATGTAAATAATTTGGGTTCTTGATAAGTAGTTGAACAGAAAACTTTATAACACCATCTAACAACGCTATTATATATGAATTAAAAAACTACGGCGCGTTGTCATCCGCAGGTAAGAGATACAACGAAGAGCTGATGGAAGGCGCGACACCGGGCGCACGGGCTACAATGTCGGATTCCGGATGGTCAACGACAGACGTTTTTAAGGACTGCCTTGAAAACCATTTCCTTAAGTACGCAGCCAGAACAGACGAAAACCAGCCAATCTTACTTCTTTTAGACGGCCACACTACCCATACGACACCAGAACTGACCAGATGGGCGAGGGTCTAAAAACTTGCACCTGTTTTGCCTACCCGCGCACTCATCCCACTTGCTGCAACCTCTTGATGTCGCTGTCTTTGGTCCATTTAAGAGGTATTATTACAGCGAGTGTGCAAACTTCATGAAAGAAAATATAGGAAAAGCTGTCACAAGGTATGACATGGCCCGCATTGCATGTAAGGCCCACTTGAAGGCAATGAGCCCATGGAACATTGTTTCGGCCTTCAAGAAAACTGGCGTCGTTCCGTTGAACAAGCAGGCCATCTCCGATGTTCAACTCATGATATGCGAGGCCTTTCGAGATGAGACACCTGTCTTGAAGTGCAGGGCCATACAGAGCGGAAAACATGTGGTGGATGCATATCTAGAAACGAAGCTTACCGTCAAAGCAACTTGTTCCTGCCCCTGCAACTGCCAGACGAAAAAGTCGCCTCCCTCCATTAAGAAGCCTAACCCCTCTGGCAAAGAAATCACCAGTGACCAATTCCTGGAAGAAATGGAGGTTTATGCTTCGCAGAAGGAAAACCTGCCACCGAGCTCCATCATGTCTACGGCAGGCACGAAAAAGCAAAAGCCGACACCCGTGGCCTCTCACATAAGCCCCAAACCAAGCACCAGTGGCCTTCAGCAAGAAACGATGGACTTGTCCGAGTCTGACGAATGGTCTGATGTTGAAGACACAGAAGTTTGTTGCGTCTGTGAAAGGTTTTCGCCAGAAGGATTGAATGATCGCCCACACTTGAAAATTGTAAATTGGGGGCAGTGCGATAAATGCGGTCACTGGGTACACCTTTCTTTCTGTCATGAGAAGGCCGTGTTACGAAGGGGAGACACTTTCATCTGCCCCCActgttaaaaatgttttcttcaaaatgtttgtatttttttcaagttgaccAAGTTATTTACTGGGTGTGTGGTGTGAAAACTACTACccgaattgttttgttattatttttaaacttagACTATATCCATGAGAAGATTGTTACAATACTGAAAGTGTGAAATCTGCTAGCTTCTGCTGGTCATGTTTATTACGCATTATCGTTAGATTATTAAAATTGATTACAACTTTTTTACAAAAATCAAATAGCATTCCGTTCTTCTTCATCACAACTTATTTCCCCGTCGAGAACCCCACCACAGTGCGCAAATAAAGGAGCCAATGAAAAGCAACGAATGTATAGGAAACTCCAGCTGCTTTTGACATCCGGTTGTTAAGGTCAAAAGgcaagtaaaacaatatttatgcatCGATTGTTTTAAACTTTTGTGTTGAAATACAATCAAATGAATGTCAGGCTATGAATTGAGCACAGTTTAAGTTCATCATATTTCCTTACAACGCGCAAGCGCGAGATTCAATCCTTAGGTGGTCGAATGTATAGGAAAAGAGGCAAATGGTGGATTCTGAGCATTGTTGTGTATGTGGCATAATCTACACTGCCTAGATAAATTTTAGAAGAAAGTCAGTGACTCAACACTTAAAATGTACCCTTGATTTAAGAATTTCAAATCATTAACTGGATGCTGGGTGTTactaaacaaacaatattattttcaaatgtgttgATTATAATGTTATCAGATGAGCAGTTACTTACAAAACTTGTTGCTATCACAATTTAATGTGTCTGTTGTTGCGTAATACACACAGTTAAAACtatacaattaacatatattttaccatATTAAGTAGAATTTCAATTTAAGAAACAGTAACTTAACCCGTATGAGCATCACAAACTTGTTCTTATCAACAACCTTATCCTAGCTCAGCTATATACAATAAAgtgattgttttatttgtttaaaatgttttattatttaaaaagatgatttGTCAGCATTCATAAACATTAACTTGTAGGTTTAATTTAAAGTATATGCTttgctttaaaatgtatattgtgcATCTGTCTTAATTGTCCATTATGAAAATACAGTGAGTTAAAATACGTAAAttccttaaaaaatattaaatgtaaaatcgAATACTTGTGTCAGTGTTCATCGAATTAATTAAATTACTTCAACAAGTTCCGGGCAAAATATTTGCTTTATACACTTATGCATAATAATGATATTCATATTCTATAACAAAAGGACGTTCATGGTAAACCTAAAAATTGCTATCTAACGAGTAGTTTTAATAGATTCAATGAGAACAGCAGGTTTGCAATCATTTTTGTGCTCCACAAATacaatattcaaaacaaaattgaAGATGCTCACCACAATCCACTCCGACATCTTCGCTATGATCACAGTTGTGTGTGCCCCAGTTGGCCTGGCAGTAGGATAAACTCGACTCGGTACCGTCGCACCGCACATCATCCAGAAATATTTGACCGGTACCTTGTCCATAAATGGTCCCATGCTTGGCTGCTGCTGTGATCAAGTTTCTACCAAAAACAACAGTCATTTAGGTAAGTTAATCGACACGGCATGCTAAAGTTTTTTTTACGTAATTTCAAGAAAATGTAACACGCGTGTCTATGTGTAAATAAAATTCTTCGCGAGCCTTGTTCCAAAGTTACCAGTGCAGGTCTTTCGGACTAGCACTTTTAGATATTACTAGTGGAATGAACCAGTGGACACATATATTTAACCACGGCATTCTGTTATTGTTCAATGGAATCACAGATATTCGATTGGATAATGCAGCCGACGCGTTGTTAGCCTCCACAATAGGGCCCTGTTATTGGTTATGTTTTTGGTTAACGTGGTGCAAAAGAAAGATGTGGATTGGTATTTACTGcaatatgatattaattattccgtttttttttattcagaattaaatatataaaaaagtaactatcaatataatcatttatttttatcacaaaatcaACGAATGATTCTTCAAAAATAGTACGTATACACAGAGAATAGGCGATAAGAAAATTATCGGACTGACTTTTTGTTTTCGGGAAATGATGTTCATCGAAGACAGTTGTAATTGTTACttagtgttttttaaataatatgttatgaaTAATTTATGTGTATGCATTCATACACTTACCATACAAACCAtagatattgtttttattaaatgtgaTTCACGTTATTAAACTTCAGTGTTGGTGCTGATACAATTATCTAATATAAAACAATGTCGAGCTTTATCGTTTCAGAGATGAAGtagattttgtttaaagttttcactatatacatatcagGAAAAATGTGATCCCAGCAGGATTATTTCGACAAACTTTGAAGGAACTACATAGTTATATGTCAAATATTAAATTTCTGCTCGTTGCAGTTCCAGAATGACAATTTTTTtctacttaaatatttatttttttatctccGTTGACCTACCGGACCGATTTGAACAGCTATTTAAAACTGCAAGtggttaaaaataatattttgtttgaatCAAATTGTTGAAGACACACAACACATGACACAGGACAACTATAACTCACCATGCATAAATTTATGTTTAGTTTAGCTGACAAAAACATTATAAGATGCcgaatttcaatttaataatactATTACAAACCCATTGAATCCAAGCATGCGACAAACAACTCTTGCTGCCAAACTGTCGAAGTAGTCATCACACACTGTACCCCATGTGTTGTTGTAGAAAACCTCGAGACGCCCCTCGCTTGGTCTGGGCCCATTAACTAGTCGAATATTCAGGCCTGGAACATGAGATAACGTTTCATAATGATGTCGCAAGGAGGATCAGTTGAAACTGTAATAGTTGGTTGTAGATTGGTTTTGCATATTGCATCCTCGAAGGTGCATATAACTAATAAAGAAGACAGGCATTgacttaaaaattattaaatattttataattgttcaaGAAATTCCGAATATACATTAACATATTTTCTAATTTATTGACCACACGTAATCAGAACATCAGCTACTTAAGGAAGCAGTTGCTATCAAGATTACACGTTGCTGTTGTTGCACAACCAATACACATAGCAATATACACGCGTAACCTAGATTTGTTTGGATCAATAAGAAGGTATCTTGATCACCTGATAAAACactcataaaataattttaacaagacTTAAGTTACTTACCCACGACTCTATATATTGAACATAAATGCTTATGCAGTTGGTGTCACTGAGCCTTTAATTTTCAGGAGCATTCACTCCCAAAAAAGAATGTTCTTTGTTTAATTGTGAATTTAGCTTAAAAATTAAAACGTTAggagaaatatttttttctttaaaaggttttcttatgaaaatgtgtttttaatatgTCAGCTTTTTGTTAAAAGTAAGTTCAtggtaaatttatattataatctTATAAGTgtatattgtacatgtatgaaAACGACCCATTGTAAAAACACAGTAAGTAAGAAGtatgataaaatatttgtttacattttaatgtttaaacattGACCATTTAACAGCAAACTAAATGTTATAACATAACAAACGCATGTTAAACCAATAAAACATATGATTCAACAATAGTATGCTGTAATTTATTTTGAGTAGCtaccataaatatataaattgtaaaaagTATTGTGTTCAGGTGAATATATCAATACATGAATAATTTTCATCAATGTTAGTGGGAAAAAATACCGATTTAATTTCTTTCTTGTAtcaaatataatcaaataaaacatagtgtcttgttgtattttattaaaaaaaaagagaaatgtaaATGTCTAATTCGCATATTCAAACCCATTCTTAATTTAATCATGCAATATAATAGTACAAGAGCCCATGAACAGCAAACGAATAAAACGCTTACTTAAATCATACTCTCATCAATTGAAGCATGCATATGTATTAAACGGATATCAACACGCATACTTTACTTTATTTTGTTACAGAGAACTTGATGTTGTTTTGTTCTAGATTTCAATTTCGGTTTATCATCAAAATACACCCAAGCAGCTCAAACGGATGTTCTTCTGGACAAAAACGGAACTTTTGCTTTCTGTTCAGGCCCCATGCCTTAAACGTAACAagattatataatttatatgttgtATGCAATGAGATGATATCAAAATAACGGACTCACTTTACTATTTACAAACTTATTAACCAATGACTAGATTTCAGCATAGTTTGTCTATATAATAATGTAGATGGctttaatgttttaaacaataatgttcaTAATAACAACCACACTATAAAGTACTTCCGAAATCATAAGGTTTCTTTGGCTACAGATAATCATTAGCTTGGGTGAACCTTGAGAAGTAAGATATATAATACTATGATAAAtttgaaaatacaaatataaatatataaacaggataataagttataatttttaaaaaccCTATTTTTGACAACAGAGGTAACAACAGAAGAAACTAAGCAAATTACTATGTGCCAAGAGCACTATGAACAGCTTATCCAATAGGCTACCGATAGCTTTTGAATTCTGTGTTTATCTAAGAGTCTTGGAATAATAATACAGAACGTTGTTAGTAGAATATTATTAATAACTATTCATATTAACGCCGagacaaaaatatttgtttgagctttataattttgttatcGATAACTATATTATTGTTACACTGATTTCAAATACCATGCACGTGCAAACCGTTGCTTTCGTTTCTATGCATGTTCAAACATTGGATTTCGCATGCTTATATATAATTGACTCTGAATCGCTTCCTAAcacaataaatattcaaatatttgatttCTTATATTGGCTCTGAACTTTTTCCGAAAATCATACATATTTAATCATTTGATTTTCTCTCCTAATATAATATTGTTTCTTAACTGTTTCCGAATACTATTTCGTTAAACATATGATTTCTTAAGCtgatattacatttattttgactGGTTTCCGACTACCTTACACGTTCAAACATTCGATTGCGTTACATATATAACATTGACTCTGAAATGTTGACGAATATAATACATGTTCAAACATTTGATTTCGTAACCATTAACCGTTTCCGAATACaatacattttcaaacatttcgTTTTGTAACCTCATCAAACATTGCATCTGAATTATttctcatcatcctcatcctcaacctcatcctcatcctcatcctaatcctcatcctcatcatcatcatcatcatcatcatcatcatcatcatcatcataatcgtcatcgtcatcgtcatcgtcatcatcatcatcatcatcatcatcatcatcatcatcatcatcatcatcatcatcatcatcatcatcatcatcataataatcatcatcatcatcatcatcaacatcatcatcatcatcagcaacagcatcatcatcatcatcatcatcatcatcgtcatcttcatcgtcgtcgtcatcatcatcatcatcatcatcatcatcatcatcatcatcatcatcatcatcatcatcatcaccataatcatcatcatcatcatcatcatcatcatcatcatcatcatcatcatcatcatcatcatcatcatcatcatcatcatcatcatcatcatcatcatcatcatcatcatcatcatcatcgtcatcatcgtcatcaacatcatcatcatcatcatcatcatcatcatcatcatcattatcatcatcatcatcatcatcatcatcatcatcatcatcatcatcatcatcatcatcatcatcatcaaagtcataataatcatcatcatcatcatcatcgtaatcatacATTTGTAACAAATTCGAATAAGAATAATGAAAGTTGGCATCACACCTTTGCCCTCAGAAACAACCCGAATAAAAACAAAGAAGTCGTATGAAGTGTATACATTCTGCCAATATTACACTGTGTACTATCGTTCTCTACAATGTAATGTCTTTTTATCCGACCAAATCTTATTTGACGTCAACATTCTATTTAAGGAACTTTATAATTGAACCAATTCTTGATCTTGAAATAAAATTACCACATTATTTCGCAAATCGTATTATGCTCGGTTACCCACTAAAATAAGTTTACGCTTAGTTGCTTTGTCAATGTCCCCGCAGTTATTCAACCAAATCTAAAGGCGCATTGTCAAGTTGCACTTGTCCTATCGTCTTTCACATTACAATCATCTCGTCAAAAGTGTGTATGTATAATGTTTTCTTTATGCAGTCATGGGCGCAGGTAATATTCAAACTGGTATTATGAATAAACTTAAACTGAAGTGCCTTATTattctttatttgtttattgcatatattttatataagaagGTTTACGTTTTTTTGACAAATCTGATTTCTCGTGATTGCCTTCAGAAATGTCAACTAACCTTGAAGAATTTACTCCCAATATTAAATGACAGCACTTTccaagttatatttttttttttgaaaattcagTCACTGAATAAGAAATTTCCTGAACTCTTTAATAATTGCTTTGAAGACATTCACTAGTCCTATAAATATACTTACTGTTATTACTCTACGTTATTTGCATTACTTAAATCTATGGGGTGAAATTACTTGTAATGAGCGCAAATGCCAAAAATTATTGtaccaaataaataaaaatgaatggtCCACATACTGCTTGTATGCATCTGCCTGATTTTATCAACGCCAATTAGTTGTAAAACATACGTGTGCTAAGTAACGGAAATAACGAAAATATCGTTAAGATGAATTCGGATTAAAATGAAACCATTCAAAAATTGAGAGAAGGAGACCATCTGTGTGTCGACAATTattaattttgctaaaaaagaggatGTTCGAAATTGTAATGTTTTCGAAAGCATAGAGCATTTACGGTTTTTCCGCAACAATTGTTTTCGGTGCGTCCAAACGAATTCAATTTTCTGAAAACTGAATTTTGGATCCATATATTGTATTCCTAactgtaaaaatatatataaaaattaacaaatggtCAAATAAGAAAACAAGTTCTCGTGTTGATCGCTATTAACGTATTGTCAACCCTTTTTCCTTTCTGTAGCGATTTAAACAACAGTATCTTCGGTTATGTGTCGCATTGATCTATCTAAAGGTGCTTACGTGGTCTTCAGTAGTTTGCATCTTGAGAatctttatatgaatataaaaataGAAGAAAAGCATTTTCTGCTAACTTGttcaacattttaatttaagTCCGTTTAATAAACATCAAATGTATCGATGTTTAAGAGCCTTGGTGCACATAATACATAGGCTATGTAAACATGTGAAATCTTGTCAAACTAGGTTACGTTAAGTTTTG contains the following coding sequences:
- the LOC127878248 gene encoding uncharacterized protein LOC127878248, whose protein sequence is MSSIDRELKHNKYPYLIMSSTGFEFSQSEMPLQQGPRDLRDKGFQSHLLSWEYVTLRTAADGTEFLELNRRPTRTRSGGDISNIRKVPPRLYATQDDRCPIAAYMLFASKRPKKVLKAEAEVNNKQLLIRRAAQEYGIPYNTLRDRVNGRIDSDNYGKETMFSSEEELGLVEHAENSARLGYGYSNTSMQRLAGELAYTLGKRPSDKPLSNCWLYSFLQRWGDRVSSLKPSSLETTRAKATTPEHIGAYFENIEKAVALHMLQDRPELIYNMDETGISPEHRPPNILAPTKEKAHAVTSPRSATTTVIAAANAAGACIPPYFVFKGKRYNEELMEGATPGARATMSDSGWSTTDVFKDCLENHFLKYAARTDENQPILLLLDGHTTHTTPELTRWARV